The segment GAAATTCTTCGAGCTGGAGACACTGGGCGATCTCAACGACGCCGAGTTGCTGTTCTTGGACCAGGAGCCGGAGGTGATGGGGCTGGACGGGTATTGCCTGGCTGCGGGTGAGCGTCTTGGAGACGGATATCCCGAGGAGGTGAAGCTCCAATCAGGCGAGGATCGCCCAGGTATCCAACTCTCCTCGGTGCTGGGAAACAACTTCAACTACCTCATCGTGTGCAGCGCGATGAAGGACGTCATCGCGGCGACCTGTCCGAAGGATACCCTCGAATGCCTGCCCTTCACCCTCCTGGACCCTCGGGGGCGCGTTCGCAGTCAGGACTACTTCTTCATCAATCCGA is part of the Corallococcus soli genome and harbors:
- a CDS encoding imm11 family protein; protein product: MKFFELETLGDLNDAELLFLDQEPEVMGLDGYCLAAGERLGDGYPEEVKLQSGEDRPGIQLSSVLGNNFNYLIVCSAMKDVIAATCPKDTLECLPFTLLDPRGRVRSQDYFFINPIGGVDGVDAKASDIKYHRSGAIVGIRKLVLDPEKLRGAPSLFRLQQDLQLYVVSEPLARTFQERGFSNVVLRELAVSTTS